A window of Roseburia hominis A2-183 genomic DNA:
TCTACGCTTTTGTGAAAAACAACGGAGGAAAAGTTGCTGTCTACAAGGAGAATCTCTACAAACCGATGCCAGGCTACCGCTTCATCGCTTCCAATACCGACCGCAGCAGATACTATGTCGGCGAGTTAAACGGCAAATCTTCCAAGCAGGCTTATATGGATGCCTTACATATCAGCGAGAGCAATATCATCAACCAGACTTTCCACAATCCGCTCGGCAAAATGAACGGACAGGACATCTGTATTATTTCCTTAAAGGAAGTATCCGGGAATGGTCTCTGCTGTTACAGACAGGTCAATGATTCCGATGTGCTCGTTCTTCTGGAAGAACAGGATTACAACGAGATTCTGGATGAGACGCTGCAGCGCATCCGCCGCGATTTCAACCATATTTCCGGCGTTTTCTCCATCAACTGTGTTTTCCGTTACCTTCTGTTCTCACAGGAACACCATATGGAAGATTATCTGAAAACCATGTCCACACTCGGTGATCACGCCGGTCTGATCGGATTCGGAGAACATTATAATCAGCAGTTCGTCAACCAGACCATGACCTGTGTCGTATTTGAATAATCTGTGATAGAAAGAGGAGGATTTCCATGTTTTCATTAAAAACACCAAAGAATGCAGCTGCTGCACCAGCCACGTCCACCAGCCGCTTAGATCTTCATCCTGTTACGCATATTGCGGACTGCCTGTTAGATTACCAGAAGCAGCTCTCCACCAGCGAAGTGCACTCTTTAGATGAACTGCAGTCCATCACACAGGCATTCCAGCTCGTTCTGGACGAAAATGCCGCGCTCCGCGAAAAGCTGGATTCCTTTCATGAGCTGTTCGGCGATGTGGACAGGGCTTCCGGTGAATTTGCTTCCGTCAAATCTGACATTGCCAGCTCTGTCGGTCTTGCACAGCAGCGTGTTGACGGATTGAAAGACAGCTCCAAAGAAGTGCAGGAGCGCTTTTTGGAAATGCAGAACACCTTTTCCGATTTCCAGGTTTCCGTTCAGAAGATCAAGGACTGCATGGCACAGATCATCTCAATTGCCAACCAGACAAACATGCTTGCCCTGAATGCTTCGATTGAGGCTGCCCGCGCCGGAGAGCAGGGAAAAGGCTTTGCGGTCGTTGCCGAGGAGGTCAAAAATCTTGCGAGTGAGATCAAGAGTCTTGTCAGCACGGTAGATATCAGCATCGGCGACGTCGAGCAGGGCACCGCCAACCTGAATACCAGTATTTCCACCTCGCAGGACGCCTTGAACCAGAGTATGGAAAATGTTGATTCCACGTATGAAGTGTTCGATCAGATCACAACCGCTGCCGGCGGTGCGGACACTGTACACCAGCAGATTACAACCGCCATGTCCGCCGCAGAGCAGAAGCTGGACGAAGTCAGCCAGTCCTTCAGCCTTGAGGAACGGCAGTTTGACGCTGTTATGGAGCATATCAATCACGCCAATGATCTCGGAACCACCAAGAGTTCCCTCTTCGAGGACATGACCAATCTGCTCACACAGATTGCGCCGCTCACAGAAGAACTGGAGAAGAACACAATCGTACTTGACAATTCCAAATAGAATCGTTATAGTAAAGTTCGTTATAATAATATCGAATATGAAAACGCTAGGGGTGCAGATTCTGCTGAGAGATGATCGTTCATTGACCCTTATTACTTGAACCGGATAATACCGGCGTAAGGAAGCTTTTTGCAATAACGCAGACAAATCCTCCTGGCTACATATTCACCAAGGAGGATTTTTTTATGAATAACTTTTTTGCTACACCGGAAGGCGGCTGGGGTGACGGTTCCGTCCATCTGACTACCGTCGGTATTGCAATCGTCATCGCAGTCATCGCCCTTCTTCTGATTGTTGCCGCTATCGTGCGCCACAAGAACGCCACGCACAAGTCCGCACTGACCACAAAGCAGCTCGTCTACTCTGCTGTTGCGATCGCGCTGGCCGTTGTGTGTTCGATGATCAAGCTGTTCGACATGCCAATGGGTGGTTCCGTCACTCTGCTGTCCATGCTTTTCATCGTTCTGATCGCTTACTGGTATGGTCCGTATGTCGGCATTATGACCGCAGTGGCTTACGGCCTGGTGCAGTTCGTACTGGAGCCGATTTTCTACACAATCCCGCAGATGCTCTTGGACTACCCGCTGGCATTCGGTGCTCTGGGTCTTGCCGGCTTCTTCAATAAGAAAAAGTGGGGACTTCAGATCGGATATATCGTTGGCGTTATCGGACGTTTTGTATTTGCAACGATCTCCGGCGTTGTATTTTTCGCAGCATACGCCCCGGAAGGCATGAGCCCGCTGGCATATTCTGCCGGCTATCAGGCATCCTACCTTGTTCCGGAGGCAATCATCACCTTGATTATCATCTGCATTCCACCGGTATCACATGCACTTGCGGAAGTCCGCAAACGCGCCGTGGAAGCGTAGGCAGCGCTATAAAAAGGACTGCCGCCCCCGCGCTTTGCACTTTAAAACGGGATACGTTTTATTATAAGAATATTGGAGAATATGAAGTTCCAGAATGCAACCAGAGGCGGCAATTCTTTGAAGCAAAATCCGAGGATTTCTTCCGTGCCGCGTCGAACATCGAGTTCTGTGTCTTTCCACGTTTGGACAGTCCCCGGGGCGTGTCCGACAAAACACAGACAATGAGCGGACTTTCTGGTGCCCCTAGTGGCACCGCTTCACAGACAATATAAAACCGCGCGAACCGAAACTCGTTATCATCTGCTATTGAAAACAAGGCAGATGATAACTCAGACATCGGCTTCGCGCGGTTATGTTGTGTTCAGTGGTGCCAACAAGGGGCACACACAAAAGTCCTTAAATTGTCTGCGGTTTGTGGACACGCCACGTGGAATGTTCCAAACTTGGAAAAACACAGATGATCAAGGATGTTCGACGCGGCATGGTTAGAAATACCGGATTTTGCGCTTAGAATTGCCGCCTCCGGTTGCATCTGGAACGTGATAGTCTCTGCTTCCCATAATAAAACGTATCCCGTTTATAGTGCGATGCACGCGGGCGAAAGCCCTTTTTAATCTAAGAGCATCTCTACGCAGCCGTACATTCCGGCGTCATTCCCGAGTCCCGCAAGTACGAACTTTGTGTTGGCGCATGCGTGGAATGAAGTGGCAACAAAGTGCTTCTTCACTGCATCCGTGAGAATATCACCAGCTTTGGAGACGCCTCCACCGATTACGATGACCTCCGGATTCACAACACATGCGATATTGGAAAGTGCTGCTCCTAAAATGCCACATACCTCATCGACAACTTCAAGCGCCACTTTATCACCCGCTTTGGCTTCGTCAAATACGTCCTTTGCGGTCAGATCTGCATGTTTTCTAAGCGCAGTATCTTCGGATGCCTTCTCGAGGGTACGCTTCGCCACACGCACAACTCCGGTTGCAGACGCATACTGCTCCAGACAGCCGTACTGTCCGCAGTTACACTGCTCCTTCTCGTGTGCATTCACTGTAATATGACCAATCTCGCCACCGGCTCCGTCAAATCCGGCTACAACTTTTCCGTCGACAATAATGCCGCCGCCGACTCCGGTTCCCAGCGTTACCATGATGACATCTCTGCAGCCTTTTGCCGCACCCTGCCACATCTCGCCGAGTGCCGCCACGTTTGCATCATTTCCTGCCTTCACCTTCAGTCCGGTCAGATCTCCAAGTTCTTTTTCTACATTTACAACACCCCAGCCGACGTTCACGCAGCGGTGTACCACACCGTCATTTTTTACCGGTCCCGGCACACCGACACCGATTCCCTGCACATCGTTCCTGGAGATTCCCTTTTCTGTCAGCTTTCCCTCAATCGCCTGAGCCACATCCGACAGAATCGATGCTCCGCCGTTTTCCTTATTCGTCTTGATCTCCCATTTGTCAATGAGCTTTCCATCCGTCTCAAAAAATCCGATCTTGCAGGTCGTTCCCCCTACGTCAACTCCAAATGCATATTTTTTCATGCTTCCATTCTCCTGTTCCCTATTTGTATCCTTGCATCGTTTTCTGTCCGTTATGTACTCTGCCGATGCCTTTACCCATGCTTATGATAACGTTTCCAGTCTTATCTGTCAATGTTAAGGTGTATTCTCTTAAGGTGCCCCGGGCGCTGTCTCCTGCGGCGTATCCGAAGCGTTCTCCCCGGATGACTGCGCTGCATTTTCCTGCGCTGCGTCGGATGCATTTTCCTGTGACGTTCCTGTTGTATTCTGCTGCGAAGCGTCTGACGGCTGTTCCTGTGTGGCATCCGGCGTATCCGATATCCCCTGCCCGTTTTCCTGTGAAGATGACGGAACATCCGTCGCACTTCCCTGTGGCGTGTCCGGTGTATCCGTCACATTCTCCTGCGGTGTGTCTCCATTCTCCGCCGGCGTTTCCTCCTGTGCGCTTCCCTCATCCGTTGCTGCATCCTCTGCGTCTGTCTCCCCGGAAGAAGCATCCGGAATCTGCGTATAGGGCAGAAAATCCAGCCATTCCAGTCCTTCATGTGCCTGCTCCATAAATGTCTGCCAGATTTTTCCCGGGTAGGTATTGCCCATCAGGCTGTCCATCTCTTTTGGCATATCGTATCCAACCCACACGCTGGTCGTGTAATATCTCGTATAGCCGGCCAGCCAGCCGTCTTTGTGGTCGTTGGTGGTTCCCGTCTTTCCGGCGCACGGCATATCCGACAGTCCAAGTCCGCGCCCCGTACCGTTGGTAAAAACTCCCTTCAAAACATCCGTCATCATCCGCGCCGCATTCTGCCGGTAGACTTCCTGCCCCTCCTGCGCTGCAAGATAAACATCCGCCCCGTCATCGCCGGTGATCCGCATAATACAGGTCGGCTCGCGGTACACCCCGTCATTGGCGAGCGCCGCATATCCGGCCGCCATCTCCAGAGGCGACACACCGTTGGTAAAGCCGCCCAGCGCCGTCGCCGGTACATAATCCGCCGCATCCAGCCTGGAAAAATGCATGTTCTCAAGATAGGACAGACCGACCTGCGGCGTCAGTTCTTCATAGAGCTTCCACGCAATGGTATTGATTGATTTTTCGACTGCGGTGCGCACCGTCACATTTCCAAGGTAGGTACCGTTCGCATTTTTCGGTCCGTCTTCCACCGGTTCATCCACAACAATGCTCTCCGGCGTATAATTCCGCTCGAACGACGGCGTGTATACCGTGAGCGGCTTAATCGCACTTCCCGGCTGACGGTAGCTCTGGTAGGCGCGGTTTAACGTGTATCCGTCAAAATCCTGCTCCCTGCCGCCCACCATCGCGCGCACGTAGCCGCTATCGTTGTCAATGCAGACTGCCGCCCCCTGCAGATCATAAACACCCTCGTCATTTTTCTCCGTAAAAGCGGATAAGGTATCGTCAACTGCCGCCTGCAGTTCCTCCTGAAGCTGCAGGTCAAAGGACGTATAAATCTGATAGCCCTCCGTGTACAGCTGCTTCTGGCACTCGCTGTAGGATTCGCTGTAAGCCTGCTCGTAAGCCTCCCTCTCGCCCTCCGTTGCAAACTGATACTGGAACACAAACCCGGCCTGCTCCATCAGAGCACGGGTCGCACAGTAATAGGCGTACGTTTCCACGTAATTATTTTTTTCCATCGCCTCCGGCCGCTTTAAGGTAATGTTCTCCGCTACCGCCGCTGCATATGCCATCTGTGTAATCTTGCCGTCATCCCGCATTTTACCCAGAATCCGGTCGCGCCGCTCGACTGCATGATCCATGTGGGTAACCGGATCATACACGGTTGGATTGTTGGGAATCGCACATAAAAATGCGATCTGCGAGAGATCCAGATCCCCGACCTCACTGTCGAAATAGCCGCTGCCTGCTGCTCCGATTCCATAATACCCGTTGCCATAGTAAATATTATTCAGATAAAATTCCAGAATCTGATCCTTGGTATATTTTTTCTCCAGATTCTGTGCAATAAAAATCTCTTCCACCTTGCGCTGCCAGGTCTTCTCCTGCGTCAGAAATACATTTCTGGCAAGCTGCATTGTGATCGTGCTTCCCCCCTGCGTGATCTTCCGGTTTTCAAGCAGTGATTTTGCCGCGCGCACAAGCGCTCTGAAATCCACGCCTCTGTGCTGGTAAAAACGCTGATCCTCCATACAGACCACCGCATCGATCACGGGCTGCGGTATCTCGTCGCGCTTTAGATAATAGGACGCTCCCTGGTCATTAAGCCTGGATATCACACTGCCGTCAGCCGCATACACAACGCTTGTGCGGTACCTCCGGAACGTCTCCTCCGTCGAATTCCGTACCAGACTGTCCGCTTCCTTGCGGATGCTGCCCACCTCTGAGGCATATCCGCCAAGGACATAGTAGCCCAGCCCGCCGAGCACCAGCAGGGAAAGGACAAACTGTACTTTGACAAATATCCAGAATCCCCGATATTTTTTCTTCTTTTTCTTTGCAGCCACCGTATTCCTCCCTGCCCTTTTCTCGCGTGTCACGCTGTGCCGTCCTGCCCCTCTTTGCCTACAACGTAAACGGTACTATAACTCTATCATGTGATATGCGATTCCCAGTTCCTCCAACAGCTTCTGCTCCCGTCTCTGGCAGGTAAACAGGATCGTCTGCGTCCCGTTCGCCGCCAGCAGCCGCAGCGTCTGCCGCAGACGGTCATCGTCATACATTGCAAAGGTTTCATCCAGAAGCAGCGGCAGCGGTTCTTCCTGTGTCACAATGCTTCCGACTGCCATGCGGAACGCAAAATAGAACTGTTCCAGCGTTCCTCTGCTGAGCGCCTCCGGCAAAACCTCTCTTCCCTCCGTCTGCACGCGGAGCTTTCCCGTTTCGTCCACTTCCGCCAGATCGTATTTTCCCTCTGTAATCGCAGAGACATATCTGGATACCACACTGTTGATCTCATCTCTCCGCTCGTCCCCGTATTCCCTTGACAGGCGGATGATCTCATTTTTTGCCATCTCGACGGCATCAAGTTCCAGCTGGAGTTCTCTCTCCCGTGCGCCCGCTCCGCTGCATACTTCCAGCTGTTCTGCCAGATTGCATCGTCTCGTTTCCTTCTCCGCGAGTGTTTCCTCCAACCCTGCAAGCAAGCGTCTGCTCTGCTTTTCCGACTCCGCAAGCCGGATGCGCACCGCGTCCTCCGCTGCCGCGCTCTCTGGCGCCTCCGCCGTCTCCTTCCCATTTTCTCCTGCACGCGCCTGCCCCGCGCTCCTATGGCGCAGTATGCCTGCCACTCCGATGCCGAGCAGAATGGCAAGAACGCCTTCCGCCGCCGCAAACAGCTCCGGCGCATAACCCGCGCGGTGATACCACCATGCATTTCCTGCCAGTCCCACTGCTGCCGCCAGTCCCAGAAAAAGGCTTCTCACAGGAAAACCGTTTCCGTCAGCTCTCCTTTCCCTGTCTGACGCAGTCCCCGCATTTTCCGCAGTTCGGGCATCTTCCGGTCGCTGTCCGTCTCTCACCTGCGGGTGCATCCTGGCATACGCCCGCATATCCGCTGCCGCCTTCTCGATCTGCTCACGAAGCCTGCCGCAGTCCTCCTCGAGCATGCGCCGCTCCACGGTAAGCTGCTGCAGCTGTTGTTCCCGCTTCTCCTGTTCACTTTTGATCTGCGACTGCAGGCTTCTCTTTTTCTGCTCCAGTTTTTCCACCGCACGCGTCACGCGGATTCCCGCATTGCCCCCGTCCGACATATCGGAAAGATACTCTGCCAGAAGTCCGGTCAGCTCTGCTCCCGTCACCGCCCGGCACTGCGGAATATCACAGGTGTTCTCATACGCCTCCCGGGTGACCCCTCCTAAAAGCATTCCAAGATCTCCGTACGCGACGGACAGTTCCTCCCCGTCCGCCAGATTGCAGAGGCGTGCTCTCGGTTCTTTATGGTAAAAATTGCGTTCCAGATAAAACGGTCTGCCTCCGACGCTAAACTGCAGCGCGCCGCTGTAATAGGACGGTGCATGCCACGGCTCATAGCGCAGATAGCCCTCCGTCCCCTTTGCCCGTCCCCGGCCTTTTTCCAGCCCGAACAGCATCGCGGTCAGAAACGCGTGCAGCGTCGTCTTACCGGCTTCGTTTTTTCCATATACAATGTTGATCCCCGGGGCAAAATCCACGGTTCTATCTGCCAGCTTTCCAAAGCGAAAAATTGCGGCTCTGTCAATCTGCATGTCTGTCCCATCCTTTGCTTTTTGTCATACTTCAGGCATTCCGTCAGCAGTCATAGCCGAGCAGCGCATTCACACCGTACTCCAGTGCCTTTGCGGTGCAGACGCCCGGTTCTTTTTTTCGCATACTGCGTATGTATTCCCCAAGTATCGAATCCGCGTGCTCCTCCAGCAGCTTCTCGTAATCATAATCCGGCACCGTCTGGTCTGTAATATCCACAATCCGGTCGAGCTTCCCGATCTCCTGCACATCAAAGGAATACTCCGGATCTTTTTTCCCTTTGATATACAGACGGAAATACTGATACTCCGGTCTCTGCTCCAACAGCTCCTTTGCCCAGTCCCACAGCATACGGTCTGTCGTGTTCCGGTCTGCCTGATACATCTCATGACAATATTCGCAATGGCGCAGCGGATAAAAATACACATCTGCCCCCGCTGCACCGAACGTTCCCATCCAGTATCCGTGCGGCCCGGTGTCGTTGCAGTCTGTCGGCTCCAGGCTTCCCGCCATTACCGCCTTGTGCGGCATGAGCCAGCCGCTCCTGTGAATGTGTCCCGCCGCAATATAATCAAATCCGTTCTGTAATATCCGCTCCGCCGAAAACGCAATATGGCGCTCATCGCCGCCATGTGCCAGCAGGATGTTGCACCTGCTGCGGTTTACAGGGCGCAGATCATCATACCGTCTGTCACGGATCTCCCTGTGCCAGTAGCTTAGCCCGTATACGGTCGTGTTGTATTCCGGAAAATCGACTGCTTCCGCTTCCTCTTTCTTAAATACTGTCACGTTATCCGGCCACAAATCCGCGAGGTAATACGACTTTTCCCTGAGATAATCATGATTGCCGGCAATCAAAAGAACCTGTGTGTCCGGAATCTCTCCGAAAAGGCGGCTGACCTCCCGCACCTCCTTTTTGAGCGGCTGTGCGTGGAAAAGATCCCCCGTCACAAACAGAAACTCCGGTTTTTCTCTTTTTGCCACCCCGATCACATCTGCAAAAGAATCCCAGATCTGCCGCGCCCGCTGCTCACTCCACGGCTTTCCCTGATCCGGCTTTACCCCGAGATGTACGTCTGCGATATGTATAAATTTCAAACTGCATCTTCTCCGTTCTGCGTTAATTACCTCTATTGTACACTGTCGCGCCATGTTTCACAAGTTTATCCGGCATGTACCCTCTCCCAAAAATAACTGCCGGATTTCTGAAGCCGGAATGGACGATGTTTTATGATGGAGATGTCAGAAAATACGAAGTTCCAGAATACAGCCGGCAGCGACATTCTGATCGCAAAATCCGGTATTTCTAACCATGCCGCGTCGAACATCCTCAATGATCTGTGTTTTTCCAAGTTTGGAGCATTCCACGGGGTGTGTCCGCAATCCGCAGACAATTTTAGGACTTTTGTGTGTGCCCCCTTGTTGGCACCAGAAAGTCCGCTCATTGTCTGCGGTTTGTCGGACACTCCCCGTGAACTGTCCAAACGTGGAAAGACACAGAATTCGATGTCCGACGTGGCACGGAAGAAATACTCGGATTTTACTCCAAAGAATTGTCGCTGCCGGCTGCATCTGGAACTTATCGTTTTCTCTCTCTCCATACAAAATATATGCCATTCTATGCTTCAGAAATCCGGCAGTTATTTTTCCTCTGAGGTGTCCAGCAGAAGTTTCATGCTGCCGTACATGCCGGCATCATTTCCCAGACGTGCCAGTTCAAACGGAATGTCCGCACCTGCCGGCAGTACATCGGGTCTGTAATACTTCTGTACGATACGCAGGATGATCTCTCCCGCCCCGGCGATTCCTCCACCGATCACAAAGACCTCTGGATCTATCACTTCCGCCACGGCTGCGAGCGCGCTTCCAAGCGCTTTTCCCAGAACCTCCACAGCATCCAGTGCCAGACGGTCGCCTCTCTTTGCCGCATCCAGAATCTGTTTTGCCGACAGTTCCGGTGTGTCGACGAGTATCGTGTAGGGATCCTTTTTCTCCAATAATTTTCTCGTTATGCGGATCAGTCCCTTTGCGGAAGCATACTGCTCCACGCACCCGTATTTTCCGCAGACACACCGCTCAATCTCCTTGTGGAACACGGTCATATGCCCGATCTCGCCCGCGATTCCATGGGCGCCTGCGAGCACTTTTCCATTCAGGATGACCGCTCCGCCCACGCCTGTTCCAAGCGTTACCATCACCATATCGCGGTACCCCCTGCCGCCGCCCTGCCACAGTTCTCCGAGAGCCGCCGCATTTGCGTCGTTGCAGACACAGACCTTTTTCTGCAGGCGCATCTTTAACTGCTCCTGCACCGGACATGCCTCCCATCCCAGATTCACAGCGCCTCTGACAACTCCATCCCGCCCGGCAATTCCCGGTGTGTCAATGCCGACGCCTATGATCTGCTCATCCGCAAGCCCCCGCTCTCTCTGTCTGCGTTCCAGTGATGCTGCCACATGTTCTATAATATGTTCCCCCTGTTCACTGGTATCCGTTGGAATCTCCCATTTTTCCATCAGTTTCCCGCTGTCTGTAAACAGACCAAGTTTGCAGCTTGTGCCCCCGACATCTACGCCAAAACCATACTTCTCCATGTTTTCCCCCTGCCCGCAGCATCTGATCGTCTTCTCCCCCGTCAGACGCCGCCTTTTTTCTTTGTCCTCATTATAGGACAGATCCATACTGTGGAACAATTACACATCTTGGCTTTATTTTGCCATATTTGTTCTTCTCTGTATCTTTCCAATCTCCGTGCACCGTAATACAGTCTCATCTCCACTCACACGCCCGGCTGCTGTCACATCTCTCTCCGGGATACTGGTATTCTTATCCCCGTCTTGCGGTTACCTGATGTGGCTTGTGATGATTGTTCCAACCGTACGCAAAATAAATTTTCTCAGATCTGCTTCAGACATGTTGCCCACATCTATTCTGTCGCCGCTCATTTTTTCAAATTGAACCTCCCCACTGATCGAAATCACAAGGTTTATATCATGCTCACCATTATCAATCAAAAACTCATAGCCCCCTTCTTCCCCTGCTGCTTTTCCTGTCAGTTCCAGTATGGAATGCTCACCCTCCAAATCCTCTGCGAGCAATTCCAGATTCTGCATTCTGTATTCTCCTCCCTTGAACAGCAGGCGGAATGCCGTATCAGACTTTTCCGCCTCCGTAACAACCGCTGCCAGTTTATTCTGGTACACATAGACTTTTACATTGATATCCCCCATACTGCATGCTCTATCTCTGAGCTGCGAAAAGTCCTCCCCCAGCTTCAGCTTCAATGCATCTGCTGCTCCACCGTAATACGCATCGTATACCTCCTTCACTCCATCCATTACCTGCAGAAGTTCATCCTCTGTGACGGTAAATTCATACCCGTTACATTTTCTGGCGCTGCCGTCCACTATGAATTCTTCTTTTTCTGCTTTTTTTATATCGAGCGTCTTGTACTCATCGTATATTACGGACAGGATCTCCTGCGCCGCTCTGTTCTGTTCTTCTTTCGAGGTAAGTTCACGAAGTGCCGCATCGATCGATGCAACCCCATCCGCTCCCAGAAGATCCACTATGTAGCCGTCTTTCTCTTCTTTGTAATTGTATACCAGCAGATTATCTGTAAGCATCGGGATGCTTGCGCAGAGCTGCTCATCATCCAGGTTTGCCAGAAAATCCAGATTCTCCCTACCGAAAAGTGAAATCGTTCCCCCTGCCTGCAGCTGTGTATCTTTGTATTTAAACGTTCCATCAAAGTCTTTTCCCCTGACAGCCCCTTTTACACCAATCGTATATTTCCCGGATGCTATAATATCTGCAGCATTCCTATTCTCAACAACCGTGGGCAGATCTTTTATGGTATTTCTTGCTGCAAGCAGAATCCTGTTACTTCTGCTCAAAAATGCTCCGCTGCAAATTCCAATGATCAAAATAATTGCCGCCACAGCCACTACGCCGATCGTCCATATGATTTTTTTCGGCACCTTCCTGCCAGACTTTCCATCTGCTTTGGTCATTTCCCCCATCGTCACGTCAGGTTTTTCGCTCATATGTTTCCACCTTTCTAACTTTCCATGAAACTCATTTGCTTTATGAGATTACCATGTCTCCCGGCTTCTTTCAAGGCATATGCCCAAAAAGGCACCTGAAACACACTGTTTCAGATGCCTTTTTCCAGTTCTGTTCTACTGTTCCATCTGTCTGCCCAGAAAGCCTGCCGCCGCCGCCGCAAGTTTGCTCTCTGTCTCTCCCATTTTCTCCCGTTCTTCCCGTGAGCAGAGGATCACTGCGCCAATGGCGTCCCCCTCACAGATAATCGTGCTGATTGCCTGCTGTCTGTACTCGCCGGCATCGTCCGCCGTCAGTTTTACAAATGCCTTTTCGTCGTCAGAAGCTACCAGACTTTTCCGCTCACCGATGATCTCCTCCAACTGTCCGCTGATGGGCTTGCCCTCAAAATCCTTCTTGCCACTGCCGGACGCCGCGACCACATGATCCCCGTCCGTGATCAGCACCAGATATCCCGTCGTGTGCGCCA
This region includes:
- a CDS encoding ROK family glucokinase, encoding MEKYGFGVDVGGTSCKLGLFTDSGKLMEKWEIPTDTSEQGEHIIEHVAASLERRQRERGLADEQIIGVGIDTPGIAGRDGVVRGAVNLGWEACPVQEQLKMRLQKKVCVCNDANAAALGELWQGGGRGYRDMVMVTLGTGVGGAVILNGKVLAGAHGIAGEIGHMTVFHKEIERCVCGKYGCVEQYASAKGLIRITRKLLEKKDPYTILVDTPELSAKQILDAAKRGDRLALDAVEVLGKALGSALAAVAEVIDPEVFVIGGGIAGAGEIILRIVQKYYRPDVLPAGADIPFELARLGNDAGMYGSMKLLLDTSEEK
- the spoVT gene encoding stage V sporulation protein T; translated protein: MKATGIVRRIDDLGRIVVPKEIRRTLRIREGDPLEIFTDREGEIILKKYSPIGELSQFAGEYAESLAHTTGYLVLITDGDHVVAASGSGKKDFEGKPISGQLEEIIGERKSLVASDDEKAFVKLTADDAGEYRQQAISTIICEGDAIGAVILCSREEREKMGETESKLAAAAAGFLGRQMEQ